In Streptomyces canus, one DNA window encodes the following:
- the paaK gene encoding phenylacetate--CoA ligase PaaK → MADAAELLDSGERLDAGALRAVQLERMRASLRHAYEHVPFYRESFDKAGVRPDDCRSLTDLARFPFTTKADLREHYPYGMFAVPRDHVRRIHASSGTTGRPTVVGYTDNDLDLWADMVARSIRAAGGRPGDVVHVAYGYGLFTGGLGAHYGAERLGCTVVPASGGMTARQVQLIQDLEPRIIMVTPSYMLTLLDEFERQGVDPRGTSLRVGVFGAEPWTEEMRREIEERFAIDAVDIYGLSEVIGPGVAQECVETKDGLHVWEDHFYPEIVDPITGEVLPDGERGELVFTSLTKEAMPVIRYRTRDLTRLLPGTARVFRRMEKVTGRSDDMVILRGVNLFPTQIEEIVLRTPGVAPHFQLRLTREGRLDALTVRAEARPGATPETRDAAARTIATAVKDGIGVSVVVEIVEPESLERSVGKIRRIVDLRPR, encoded by the coding sequence ATGGCGGATGCGGCGGAGCTGCTGGACTCGGGGGAACGGCTGGATGCCGGGGCGTTGCGGGCGGTGCAGCTGGAGCGCATGCGGGCGTCGCTGCGGCACGCGTACGAGCACGTGCCGTTCTATCGGGAGTCCTTCGACAAGGCGGGTGTCCGGCCTGACGACTGCCGCTCCCTGACCGACCTGGCCCGGTTCCCGTTCACCACCAAGGCGGACCTGCGCGAGCACTATCCGTACGGGATGTTCGCCGTGCCCCGGGACCATGTGCGGCGCATCCATGCCTCCAGCGGCACCACCGGGCGCCCCACGGTCGTCGGCTACACCGACAACGATCTGGACCTGTGGGCCGACATGGTGGCGCGTTCCATCCGGGCGGCCGGCGGCAGGCCCGGGGACGTGGTGCATGTGGCGTACGGCTATGGGCTGTTCACCGGTGGACTCGGCGCTCACTATGGCGCCGAACGGCTCGGCTGTACGGTCGTCCCCGCGTCCGGCGGCATGACGGCACGCCAGGTCCAGCTCATCCAGGACCTGGAACCCCGCATCATCATGGTGACCCCGTCGTACATGCTCACGCTTCTCGACGAGTTCGAGCGGCAGGGTGTCGATCCGCGCGGCACGTCCCTGCGCGTGGGCGTCTTCGGTGCCGAGCCCTGGACCGAGGAGATGCGCCGGGAGATCGAGGAGCGGTTCGCGATCGACGCCGTGGACATATACGGGCTGTCGGAGGTGATCGGCCCGGGCGTCGCGCAGGAGTGCGTGGAGACCAAGGACGGGCTCCATGTGTGGGAGGACCACTTCTACCCCGAGATCGTCGACCCGATCACCGGCGAGGTGCTGCCGGACGGCGAGAGGGGTGAGCTGGTGTTCACCTCGCTCACCAAGGAGGCGATGCCCGTCATCCGCTACCGGACCCGGGATCTGACCCGGCTGCTGCCGGGCACGGCCCGCGTGTTCCGGCGGATGGAGAAGGTCACCGGCCGCAGCGACGACATGGTGATCCTGCGCGGGGTGAACCTCTTCCCCACGCAGATCGAGGAGATCGTCCTGCGCACCCCGGGCGTCGCACCGCACTTCCAGCTCCGCCTCACCCGCGAGGGCCGCCTCGACGCCCTCACCGTGCGCGCGGAGGCCCGGCCGGGCGCCACACCCGAGACCCGGGACGCGGCCGCACGGACCATCGCGACGGCCGTCAAGGACGGCATCGGGGTGTCGGTCGTCGTCGAGATCGTCGAACCGGAGTCCCTGGAGCGGTCCGTCGGAAAGATCCGCCGGATCGTCGACCTGCGCCCCCGCTAG
- a CDS encoding sulfatase: protein MSLFTRSRQLPGTTGGEAEAEGGGATREDLTEEAVAEAGAAETAEATETAESSETGDESGPARNDSPRPGWFGWRRRYPRKAHGVSVGTSVLAGLLVLLVLLFPNRLDHMNLRSFFRLPVEAIVLTAVLLVLPPKARRIAAVLSGVFLGLFTVLKFMDMGFYQTLARPFDLVFDWIMLGNATDWLRESFGRTGEVLAVTGVIVLFIAVLALCTWAVVRLANVMSRHRQTAVGTTLVLGTVWVTCFTVGVQFGGVAFATKGNTEFLANRVQHVRNGLGDAKVFEKQSAVDAFAATPPDQLLTGLHGKDVMFTFIESYGRVAIDDPAMAPEIDATLKKGDATLKSAGFASRSGWLKSPVTGAGSWMAHSTFLSGLWVKNQQRYLNLTSSKRATLTSYFQKTGDWRTVGIVPGVRKSWPEGKYFGLDHIYDSTHLGYKGPYFSWTPVPDQFSLEAFQKLEHGKKNRDPIMAEIILASSHNPWSPIAHTIDWNDLGDGSVFEQIKKEGTNPTEVWKSQERVRTEYRKAIQYSVDSLTQWMQRYGDENTVLVFLGDHQPVPTVTKGSTSMDVPITIVAKDPKVLDRVDDWNWTDGLKPADNAPEWGMDKFRDRFMTAFAK from the coding sequence GTGTCGCTCTTCACTCGTTCTCGCCAACTGCCGGGTACCACTGGGGGCGAGGCGGAAGCGGAAGGTGGGGGTGCGACGCGGGAAGACCTGACGGAGGAGGCCGTAGCGGAGGCTGGGGCAGCCGAGACCGCCGAGGCCACGGAGACGGCGGAGTCCTCGGAAACCGGTGACGAGAGCGGTCCCGCGCGGAACGACTCCCCACGCCCCGGCTGGTTCGGCTGGCGCCGCCGCTACCCCCGTAAGGCCCATGGCGTGTCCGTGGGGACGAGCGTGCTGGCCGGTCTGCTGGTGCTGCTCGTGCTGCTCTTCCCCAACCGGCTCGACCACATGAACCTCCGGTCGTTCTTCCGTCTCCCCGTCGAGGCGATCGTCCTCACGGCCGTCCTTCTCGTGCTGCCGCCGAAGGCGCGCCGGATCGCGGCCGTCCTCTCCGGGGTGTTCCTCGGGCTGTTCACCGTCCTGAAGTTCATGGACATGGGCTTCTACCAGACCCTGGCCAGGCCGTTCGACCTGGTCTTCGACTGGATCATGCTGGGCAACGCGACGGACTGGCTCAGGGAGTCGTTCGGCCGCACCGGCGAGGTGCTCGCGGTGACCGGGGTGATCGTCCTGTTCATCGCCGTGCTCGCGCTGTGCACGTGGGCGGTGGTACGGCTGGCGAACGTGATGTCCCGGCACCGTCAGACGGCCGTCGGCACCACCCTCGTCCTCGGCACGGTCTGGGTCACCTGCTTCACGGTGGGCGTGCAGTTCGGCGGGGTCGCGTTCGCCACCAAGGGCAACACCGAGTTCCTCGCCAACCGGGTGCAGCACGTCCGCAACGGACTGGGCGACGCCAAGGTCTTCGAGAAGCAGTCCGCCGTCGACGCCTTCGCCGCCACGCCTCCCGACCAGCTCCTGACCGGGCTGCACGGCAAGGACGTCATGTTCACCTTCATCGAGAGCTACGGCCGCGTGGCGATCGACGACCCGGCGATGGCACCCGAGATCGACGCGACCCTCAAGAAGGGCGACGCGACGCTCAAGTCGGCCGGGTTCGCGTCGCGCAGCGGCTGGCTGAAGTCCCCCGTGACGGGCGCCGGCAGCTGGATGGCGCACTCCACCTTCCTGTCCGGCCTGTGGGTCAAGAACCAGCAGCGGTACCTGAACCTCACCTCCAGCAAGCGCGCGACCCTCACCAGCTACTTCCAGAAGACCGGTGACTGGCGCACGGTCGGCATCGTGCCGGGGGTGCGCAAGTCCTGGCCCGAGGGCAAGTACTTCGGCCTCGACCACATCTACGACTCCACGCACCTCGGCTACAAGGGTCCGTACTTCAGCTGGACCCCCGTGCCGGACCAGTTCAGCCTGGAGGCCTTCCAGAAGCTGGAGCACGGCAAGAAGAACCGTGACCCGATCATGGCGGAGATCATCCTGGCGTCCAGTCACAACCCCTGGTCGCCGATCGCCCACACGATCGACTGGAACGACCTCGGTGACGGCTCCGTCTTCGAGCAGATCAAGAAGGAGGGCACGAACCCGACGGAGGTCTGGAAGAGTCAGGAGCGGGTGCGCACCGAGTACCGCAAGGCCATCCAGTACTCCGTGGACAGCCTGACCCAGTGGATGCAGCGCTACGGCGACGAGAACACGGTTCTGGTCTTCCTCGGCGACCACCAGCCCGTCCCGACCGTCACCAAGGGATCGACCAGCATGGACGTGCCGATCACGATCGTCGCCAAGGACCCGAAGGTGCTGGACCGGGTCGACGACTGGAACTGGACGGACGGCCTCAAGCCCGCCGACAACGCGCCCGAGTGGGGCATGGACAAGTTCCGCGACCGCTTCATGACGGCGTTCGCGAAGTGA
- a CDS encoding acyl-CoA synthetase — protein sequence MEYNLADLFESVVDVVPDREALAYLDIPGTGAERRLTYAELDAAANRIGHHLLDSGVRPGEHVGLHLYNGVEYVQTLLGCLKARIVPVNVNYRYVEEELVYLYRDADLVALVFDAEFTDRVAAALPQAERLRHLVRAGDGEPGRLPAVDFTDAEAGGSPERGFPARSADDQFIIYTGGTTGMPKGVMWRQEDLFFSGLGGGAPTGEPVKRPEELAERVAAGGAGITFFPTPPLMHGTSTLTTLIGFNFGQRVVLHRRFVPEEVLRTVEREKVSAMSLVGDAMLRPLIDALEGPMKGTDMSSVFSVSSSGAIMSDTVSRQFRALVPNAMLLDNFGSSESGFNGTATEDSGPERGFRVRVNSRTQVVDPATHEPVAVGEVGRVAQCGHVPLGYYNDPRKTADTFFEKDGERWVLLGDMATVDEEGVVTVLGRGSQCINTGGEKVYPEEVEQALKAHPDVYDALVAGVPDVRWGHHVAAVVQLREGAARMSLDDLQTHCRERLAGYKVPRQLVLAQSIRRSPSGKADYRWAQKVAVAADG from the coding sequence GTGGAGTACAACCTTGCCGACCTGTTCGAGTCCGTCGTCGACGTGGTGCCGGACCGTGAGGCGCTCGCGTACCTCGACATTCCCGGTACGGGCGCGGAGCGCAGGCTGACGTACGCGGAACTGGACGCCGCGGCCAATCGCATCGGCCACCATCTGCTCGACAGCGGAGTACGGCCCGGTGAGCACGTCGGGCTGCACCTCTACAACGGGGTGGAGTACGTGCAGACATTGCTGGGCTGCCTGAAGGCACGGATCGTCCCGGTCAACGTCAATTACCGATACGTGGAAGAGGAGTTGGTATACCTCTACCGGGACGCGGATCTGGTGGCGCTCGTCTTCGACGCCGAGTTCACGGACCGGGTCGCGGCCGCGCTGCCGCAGGCGGAACGGCTGCGGCACCTGGTGCGGGCCGGGGACGGGGAACCGGGTCGGCTGCCGGCGGTGGACTTCACGGACGCCGAGGCCGGCGGGTCGCCGGAGCGCGGATTCCCGGCGCGCTCGGCCGACGACCAGTTCATCATCTACACCGGCGGTACCACCGGGATGCCCAAGGGTGTCATGTGGCGTCAGGAGGACCTGTTCTTCTCGGGGCTGGGCGGGGGCGCACCCACCGGTGAGCCGGTCAAGCGGCCCGAGGAACTCGCCGAGCGGGTCGCCGCGGGCGGGGCGGGGATCACCTTCTTCCCCACACCGCCGCTGATGCACGGCACCTCCACACTGACCACCCTCATCGGCTTCAACTTCGGCCAACGGGTCGTACTGCATCGCAGGTTCGTACCCGAGGAAGTGCTGCGGACCGTGGAGCGGGAGAAGGTCAGCGCCATGTCGCTGGTGGGTGACGCGATGCTGCGGCCGCTCATCGACGCGCTGGAGGGCCCGATGAAGGGCACCGACATGTCGTCGGTGTTCAGCGTGTCCTCGTCCGGCGCGATCATGTCGGACACGGTGAGCCGGCAGTTCCGGGCACTCGTCCCGAACGCCATGCTGCTCGACAACTTCGGCTCCTCCGAGTCCGGCTTCAACGGGACGGCGACCGAGGACTCCGGCCCTGAGCGTGGCTTCCGTGTCCGGGTGAACTCCCGTACCCAGGTGGTCGATCCGGCCACGCACGAACCGGTGGCCGTGGGCGAGGTGGGCCGGGTCGCCCAGTGCGGCCATGTGCCGCTCGGCTACTACAACGACCCGCGGAAAACCGCCGACACCTTCTTCGAGAAGGACGGCGAGCGCTGGGTGCTGCTCGGGGACATGGCCACCGTCGACGAGGAGGGGGTCGTCACCGTCCTCGGGAGGGGCTCGCAGTGCATCAACACGGGCGGCGAGAAGGTGTACCCGGAGGAGGTCGAGCAGGCGCTCAAGGCGCATCCCGACGTGTACGACGCGCTCGTGGCCGGGGTGCCGGACGTGAGGTGGGGGCACCATGTGGCGGCCGTCGTGCAGTTGCGCGAGGGCGCGGCGCGGATGTCCCTGGACGACCTCCAGACCCACTGCCGGGAGCGGCTCGCGGGGTACAAGGTGCCGCGCCAGCTGGTGCTCGCTCAGTCCATCCGCCGGTCCCCGAGCGGCAAGGCGGACTATCGGTGGGCGCAGAAGGTGGCGGTGGCGGCGGACGGGTGA
- a CDS encoding crotonase/enoyl-CoA hydratase family protein: MSGTEHLNIQREGATLVLTLNRPEAKNALSLPMLVGLYDGWLEADADDSIRSVVFTGAGDSFCAGMDLKALAGKGTGGEQYRDRLTADPDLHWKAMLRHHRPRKPVIAAVEGYCVAGGTEMLQGTDIRVAGESATFGLFEVRRGLFPIGGSTVRLQRQIPRTHALEMLLTGRPYTAREAADIGLIGHVVPDGTALTKALEIAELINACGPLAVEAVKASVYETAETTETEGLAAELKRGWPIFDTADAKEGARAFAEKRQPVYRRA, from the coding sequence ATGAGTGGGACGGAACACCTCAACATCCAGCGTGAGGGCGCCACACTGGTGCTCACGCTCAACAGGCCGGAGGCGAAGAACGCGCTCTCGTTGCCGATGCTGGTCGGCCTCTACGACGGCTGGCTGGAAGCGGACGCGGACGACTCGATCCGCTCGGTCGTCTTCACCGGCGCGGGCGACTCGTTCTGTGCCGGCATGGACCTCAAGGCCCTCGCGGGCAAGGGCACCGGCGGCGAGCAGTACCGGGACCGGCTGACCGCCGACCCGGACCTGCACTGGAAGGCGATGCTGCGGCACCACCGCCCCCGCAAGCCGGTGATCGCGGCGGTCGAGGGCTACTGCGTCGCGGGCGGCACGGAGATGCTCCAGGGCACCGACATCCGGGTCGCCGGCGAGTCCGCGACCTTCGGCCTCTTCGAGGTCAGGCGCGGCCTGTTCCCGATCGGCGGCTCCACGGTCCGGCTGCAACGCCAGATCCCGCGCACCCACGCGCTGGAGATGCTGCTCACCGGCCGCCCGTACACCGCACGCGAGGCCGCCGACATCGGCCTGATCGGTCACGTCGTCCCGGACGGCACGGCGCTCACCAAGGCCCTGGAGATCGCCGAACTGATCAACGCCTGCGGTCCGTTGGCGGTGGAGGCGGTGAAGGCCTCGGTCTACGAGACGGCCGAGACGACCGAGACCGAGGGCCTGGCCGCCGAGCTCAAGCGGGGCTGGCCGATCTTCGACACCGCCGACGCGAAGGAGGGTGCCCGCGCCTTCGCGGAGAAGCGGCAGCCCGTTTACCGGCGCGCGTGA
- a CDS encoding OB-fold domain-containing protein, with product MPEVLKAPLVVEFPFTRSLGPVQSAFLTGLRERVVLGVTTRDGRTLVPPVEYDPVTAEEISDLVHVGTTGTVTTWAWNHEPRRGQPLDTPFAWALVKLDGADTALLHALDAPGPDAVRTGMRVRIRWAEERRGAITDIACFEPYDGDDSTVTVHAGEFEDPVHGIVAQARLDYTYSPGRAQTAYINALAEHRAVGERCPACRKVYVPPRGACPTCGVATAEQVEVGPAGTVTTFCIVNIKAKNLDIEVPYVYAHIALDGADLALHGRIGGIPYDQVRMGLRVEPVWSEGGRYPDHYRPTGEPDADYETYKELL from the coding sequence ATGCCCGAAGTACTCAAAGCCCCTCTGGTCGTCGAATTCCCCTTCACCCGCTCCCTCGGCCCCGTCCAGAGCGCCTTCCTGACCGGCCTGCGCGAGCGTGTCGTCCTCGGCGTGACGACCCGCGACGGCCGCACCCTGGTCCCGCCCGTCGAGTACGACCCCGTCACCGCCGAGGAGATCAGCGACCTCGTCCACGTGGGCACCACCGGCACCGTCACCACCTGGGCCTGGAACCACGAACCCCGTCGCGGTCAGCCGCTGGACACGCCCTTCGCCTGGGCCCTGGTGAAGCTCGACGGCGCCGACACCGCCCTGCTGCACGCCCTCGACGCCCCCGGGCCCGACGCCGTCCGCACCGGCATGCGCGTGCGGATCCGCTGGGCCGAGGAACGCCGCGGCGCCATCACCGACATCGCCTGCTTCGAGCCGTACGACGGAGACGATTCCACCGTCACCGTCCACGCGGGCGAGTTCGAGGACCCCGTCCACGGCATCGTCGCCCAGGCCCGCCTCGACTACACCTACTCACCGGGCCGCGCCCAGACCGCGTACATCAACGCCCTCGCCGAACACCGGGCCGTCGGCGAGCGCTGCCCGGCCTGCCGCAAGGTGTACGTCCCGCCGAGGGGTGCATGCCCCACATGTGGCGTGGCCACAGCGGAACAGGTGGAAGTAGGTCCTGCCGGCACGGTGACCACCTTCTGCATCGTCAACATCAAGGCGAAGAACCTCGACATCGAAGTCCCGTACGTCTACGCCCACATCGCCCTCGACGGCGCCGACCTCGCGCTGCACGGCCGGATCGGCGGCATCCCGTACGACCAGGTGCGCATGGGCCTCAGGGTCGAGCCGGTGTGGAGCGAGGGCGGCCGCTACCCGGACCACTACCGGCCGACCGGCGAACCCGACGCGGACTACGAGACGTACAAGGAGCTCCTGTGA
- a CDS encoding thiolase domain-containing protein, translating into MTSDAAPEPRDIAVVAFAQSDTLRSTAEVSEVEMLMPVLHDVIAQTGLKTADIGFTCSGSCDYLAGRAFSFTLALDGVGAWPPISESHVEMDGAWALYEAWTKLLSGDADTALVYAYGKSSPGSLRDVLTRQLDPYYVAPLWPDSVALAALQAQALIDAGATDEPELAAIGARSRATDNPRAQLKGPVPQGDYLVRPLRTGDCPPVGDGAAAVVLAAGERARELCERPAWIRGIDHRIEAHSLGVRDLTDSPSTRLAAERAGAFERPVDTAELHASFTSQEVVLRKALRLGDEVAVNPSGGALAANPMMAAGLARIGEAAARIHRGESDRALAHATSGPCLQQNLVAVLEGDPR; encoded by the coding sequence GTGACCAGCGACGCAGCCCCGGAGCCCCGCGACATCGCCGTCGTGGCCTTCGCCCAGTCCGACACCCTGCGCTCCACCGCCGAAGTCTCCGAGGTGGAGATGCTCATGCCGGTCCTGCACGACGTCATCGCGCAGACCGGTCTGAAGACCGCAGACATCGGCTTCACCTGCTCCGGTTCCTGTGACTACCTCGCGGGGCGGGCCTTCTCCTTCACCCTGGCCCTCGACGGCGTGGGCGCCTGGCCGCCCATCTCCGAGTCGCACGTCGAGATGGACGGGGCCTGGGCCCTGTACGAGGCGTGGACGAAGCTGCTGTCCGGGGACGCCGACACCGCCCTGGTGTACGCGTACGGCAAGTCCTCACCCGGATCCCTGCGCGACGTGCTCACCCGGCAGCTGGACCCGTACTACGTCGCCCCCCTGTGGCCCGACTCCGTCGCCCTCGCCGCCCTCCAGGCCCAGGCGCTGATCGACGCGGGCGCCACGGACGAACCCGAGCTGGCGGCCATCGGCGCCCGGAGCCGCGCGACCGACAACCCGCGCGCACAGCTCAAAGGCCCTGTACCGCAGGGCGATTACCTCGTACGACCACTCCGCACCGGAGACTGCCCGCCCGTCGGAGACGGGGCTGCCGCCGTGGTCCTCGCGGCGGGGGAGCGGGCCAGGGAGCTGTGCGAGCGCCCCGCCTGGATCCGCGGGATCGACCACCGCATCGAGGCGCACTCGCTCGGCGTCCGTGACCTCACCGACTCTCCCTCCACCCGCCTGGCGGCCGAGCGGGCCGGGGCCTTCGAACGGCCCGTGGACACCGCCGAGTTGCACGCGTCGTTCACCTCGCAGGAAGTCGTCCTGCGCAAGGCGCTGCGGCTCGGTGACGAAGTCGCCGTCAATCCGTCCGGCGGTGCCCTCGCCGCCAACCCGATGATGGCCGCCGGGCTCGCCCGTATCGGCGAGGCCGCCGCCCGGATCCACCGGGGCGAGTCCGACCGGGCCCTCGCCCACGCCACCTCCGGGCCCTGTCTCCAGCAGAACCTGGTCGCCGTACTCGAAGGGGATCCGCGATGA
- a CDS encoding thiolase domain-containing protein has translation MSKEPVAVVGIGQTKHVAARRDVSIAGLVREAAVRALDDAELTWADIDAVVIGKAPDFFEGVMMPELYLADALGAVGKPMLRVHTAGSVGGSTALVAANLVAARVHSTVLTLAFEKQSESNAMWGLSLPIPFQQPLLAGAGGFFAPHVRAYMRRTGAPDTVGSLVAYKDRRNALKNPYAHLHEHDITLEKVQASPMLWDPIRYSETCPSSDGACAMVLTDRAGAARAPRPPAWMLGGAMRSEPTLFAGKDAVSPQAGKDCAADVYRQAGIADPRRDIDAVEMYVPFSWYEPMWLENLGFADEGEGWKLTEAGVTELDGDLPVNMSGGVLSTNPIGASGMIRFAEAALQARGQAGEHQVEGARRVLGHAYGGGSQFFSMWLVGSEPPDA, from the coding sequence ATGAGCAAGGAGCCCGTGGCCGTCGTAGGGATCGGCCAGACCAAGCATGTCGCGGCCCGCCGGGACGTGTCGATCGCCGGGCTCGTCCGCGAGGCGGCCGTGCGGGCGCTCGACGACGCCGAGTTGACCTGGGCCGACATCGACGCCGTGGTGATCGGCAAGGCGCCCGACTTCTTCGAGGGCGTCATGATGCCGGAGCTGTACCTGGCCGACGCGCTCGGCGCGGTGGGCAAGCCGATGCTGCGGGTGCACACGGCGGGCAGCGTCGGCGGCTCCACGGCGCTGGTCGCCGCGAACCTGGTGGCGGCCCGGGTGCACTCCACCGTCCTCACCCTCGCCTTCGAGAAACAGTCCGAGTCCAACGCCATGTGGGGCCTGTCCCTGCCGATCCCCTTCCAGCAACCCCTGCTGGCCGGAGCCGGCGGCTTCTTCGCACCGCACGTGCGCGCCTACATGCGGCGCACCGGCGCGCCCGACACGGTCGGGTCGCTGGTGGCGTACAAGGACCGACGTAACGCGCTCAAGAACCCGTACGCGCATCTGCACGAGCACGACATCACCCTGGAGAAGGTCCAGGCCTCGCCCATGCTCTGGGACCCGATCCGCTACTCCGAGACCTGCCCCTCCTCGGACGGCGCCTGCGCGATGGTGCTCACCGACCGGGCGGGCGCCGCGCGGGCGCCCCGGCCGCCGGCCTGGATGCTGGGCGGTGCCATGCGCAGCGAGCCGACGCTCTTCGCGGGCAAGGACGCCGTGTCGCCCCAGGCGGGCAAGGACTGCGCGGCCGACGTGTACCGGCAGGCCGGGATCGCCGACCCGCGCCGGGACATCGACGCCGTCGAGATGTACGTGCCGTTCTCCTGGTACGAGCCCATGTGGCTGGAGAACCTCGGCTTCGCCGACGAGGGCGAGGGGTGGAAGCTCACCGAGGCCGGCGTCACCGAACTGGACGGGGATCTGCCCGTCAACATGTCGGGCGGCGTGCTGTCCACCAATCCGATCGGCGCCTCCGGCATGATCCGCTTCGCCGAGGCCGCCCTCCAGGCCCGCGGACAGGCCGGGGAACACCAGGTGGAGGGCGCCCGCAGGGTCCTGGGGCACGCCTATGGCGGCGGATCCCAGTTCTTCTCCATGTGGCTCGTGGGGTCTGAGCCCCCTGACGCGTGA
- a CDS encoding DUF397 domain-containing protein yields MAETTIQQQPLMGWEKPELDLSNADWHSSSRGRGDVQIAFVEGFIAMRNSGRPESPSLIFTPAEWGAFVSGAREGEFDLT; encoded by the coding sequence GTGGCCGAGACCACCATCCAGCAGCAGCCGCTCATGGGCTGGGAGAAGCCGGAGCTGGACCTGAGCAACGCCGACTGGCACTCGAGCAGCCGCGGTCGGGGGGATGTCCAGATCGCCTTCGTCGAGGGGTTCATCGCGATGCGCAACAGCGGCCGCCCGGAGAGCCCTTCCCTGATCTTCACCCCCGCGGAATGGGGGGCGTTCGTGTCAGGGGCACGGGAAGGAGAGTTCGACCTCACCTGA
- a CDS encoding CGNR zinc finger domain-containing protein, which produces MQDTIDRDARLTLDLALTIRHDGHGGVADDLADPVGLTAWVRDHAETLPDASHFVADEGTLAAVRDLRAAVRALFARAVRPGEPSPADAARLLPVPEAVARLNAAAARTPTVPVLHWTDDAEPVVHRQPVPRGTDLTAVLAQAAIAFLAGADRHRLRACHAPRCVRYFLKDHPRQEWCKSSCGNRARVARHHERHRGQGRGRDVEGGQTAVQEAGKAAG; this is translated from the coding sequence ATGCAGGACACGATCGACAGGGACGCCCGTCTCACCCTGGACCTGGCCCTCACCATCCGGCACGACGGACACGGCGGCGTCGCCGACGACCTGGCCGACCCCGTGGGTCTCACCGCCTGGGTCCGGGACCATGCCGAGACGCTGCCGGACGCCTCGCACTTCGTCGCCGACGAGGGGACCCTCGCGGCGGTCCGTGACCTGCGGGCCGCCGTCCGAGCCCTCTTCGCCCGCGCCGTGCGTCCCGGCGAGCCCAGCCCCGCCGACGCGGCACGCCTGCTGCCCGTGCCCGAAGCCGTCGCCCGCCTCAACGCGGCCGCCGCCCGCACCCCGACCGTCCCGGTGCTGCACTGGACCGACGACGCCGAACCCGTCGTACACCGGCAGCCGGTGCCGCGGGGGACCGACCTCACGGCCGTACTCGCGCAGGCCGCGATCGCCTTTCTCGCCGGAGCGGACCGGCACCGGCTGCGCGCCTGCCATGCCCCGCGCTGCGTCCGCTACTTCCTGAAGGATCATCCGCGGCAGGAGTGGTGCAAGTCCTCCTGCGGCAACCGGGCGCGGGTGGCACGGCATCATGAGCGCCACCGGGGGCAGGGGAGGGGCCGTGACGTCGAAGGCGGGCAGACGGCGGTTCAGGAAGCGGGGAAAGCGGCGGGGTGA